A single Candoia aspera isolate rCanAsp1 chromosome 5, rCanAsp1.hap2, whole genome shotgun sequence DNA region contains:
- the OLIG1 gene encoding oligodendrocyte transcription factor 1: protein MLRQHFSYELVGYTQAPSALLPKQAEESRPEFAPGQLQPQSGNGTTRAGGGKSEQQLLRRKINSRERKRMQDLNLAMDALREVILPYSTAHCQSSPGRKLSKIATLLLARNYILLLGSSLQELRRIIGEISGSAGPRLLLAGLPLFAAAVAPGPVLLTPGNVSHHHLHHHHPDRLRPASKYLSAALEEQRCGQVHVPGGAPLCSCAACKYPHLFPSGLGVAAVQTQFSK from the coding sequence ATGTTGAGGCAACACTTCTCGTATGAGCTGGTGGGCTACACGCAGGCCCCCTCCGCCTTGCTTCCCAAACAAGCTGAGGAGAGCAGGCCGGAGTTTGCGCCGGGGCAGCTCCAGCCACAGTCCGGGAATGGGACCACCCGAGCGGGCGGTGGCAAGAGCGAGCAGCAGCTGCTGCGGAGAAAGATCAACAGCCGCGAGCGGAAGCGGATGCAGGACCTCAACTTGGCCATGGACGCACTACGAGAGGTGATTCTGCCCTACTCGACGGCTCACTGCCAGAGCTCGCCGGGGCGGAAGCTTTCCAAAATCGCCACGCTGCTCTTGGCCCGGAATTATATCCTTTTGTTGGGAAGCTCGTTGCAGGAGCTCCGGAGAATCATAGGGGAGATAAGCGGCTCCGCAGGTCCCAGGCTGCTTCTGGCTGGACTGCCTCTCTTCGCCGCCGCCGTCGCCCCGGGCCCGGTGCTGCTAACGCCGGGGAACGTGAGCCACCACCAcctgcaccaccaccaccctgacaGGCTGCGACCGGCCAGCAAATACCTCTCGGCGGCCCTGGAGGAGCAGCGGTGCGGCCAGGTGCACGTACCCGGAGGTGCTCCCCTGTGCTCGTGCGCCGCTTGCAAGTACCCCCACTTGTTTCCTTCCGGCCTCGGGGTGGCCGCTGTGCAGACGCAGTTTTCCAAATGA